CCAGCGTGAAGGCGCGGTCGCGGGTCGGCACCACGAGACTGATGCGGGGGCGGCGGGTGCTGGCTGTCATGACGGATTGCTCCATTAGCCGCGCGTGTTAAAAGCACGCGGCTGGAAGCGGGGCAAGCGCGGGCATCACATGAAAGCAGTCATCCTGGCGGGCGGCCTCGGCACGCGCATCTCGGAGGAGTCGCATCTGCGACCCAAGCCGATGATCGAGATCGGCGGGCGGCCGATCCTCTGGCACATCATGAAGATCTATGCCCATTACGGCGTCAGCGACTTCATCATCTGCCTCGGCTATCGCGGCTACATGATCAAGGAGTTCTTCGCAAACTACCTGCTGCACAATTCCGACGTGACGATCGACGCGCGTACCGGCGAGATCGAATACCACCAGGTCAGCGCCGAACCCTGGCGGGTGACGCTGGTCGATACCGGCGAGGGGACGATGACTGGCGGCAGGCTGAAGCGCGTCGCCGCCTATCTCGATCCGGCCGAACCGTTCTGCCTGACCTATGGCGACGGCGTGGCCGATGTCGACATCTCCAGGCTGATCGCCTTCCACAAGGCGCACGGGCGGCTGGCGACGGTGACGGCCGTCGTGCCGCCCGGCCGATACGGGGCGCTGGCGCTCGACGGCAACCGGGTCGACCATTTCATCGAGAAGCCGCCTGGCGACAATGCCCTGATCAACGGCGGATTCTTCGTGCTGTCGCCGAAGGT
The nucleotide sequence above comes from Tepidamorphus gemmatus. Encoded proteins:
- the rfbF gene encoding glucose-1-phosphate cytidylyltransferase, with amino-acid sequence MKAVILAGGLGTRISEESHLRPKPMIEIGGRPILWHIMKIYAHYGVSDFIICLGYRGYMIKEFFANYLLHNSDVTIDARTGEIEYHQVSAEPWRVTLVDTGEGTMTGGRLKRVAAYLDPAEPFCLTYGDGVADVDISRLIAFHKAHGRLATVTAVVPPGRYGALALDGNRVDHFIEKPPGDNALINGGFFVLSPKVIDRIAGDDTPWELEPLESLARDGELEAFRHAGFWHAMDTLRDKNQLEALWASGKAPWKVWP